One Phocaeicola dorei genomic region harbors:
- a CDS encoding tagaturonate reductase — protein MKALNKETAAKTQRPERIIQFGEGNFLRAFVDWIIYNMNEKTDFNSSVVVVQPIEKGMVDMLNAQDCLYHVNLQGLDKGQVVNSLTKIDVISRALNPYSQNDEFMKLAEQPEMRFVISNTTEAGIAFDPACKLDDAPASSYPGKLTQLLYHRYKTFNGDKSKGLIIFPCELIFLNGHKLKETIYQYIELWNLGEDFKQWFEEACGVYATLVDRIVPGFPRKDIAAIKEKLQYDDNLVVQAEIFHLWVIEAPQEIAKEFPADKAGLNVLFVPSEAPYHERKVTLLNGPHTVLSPVAYLSGINIVREACEHEVVGKYIHKVMFDELMETLNLPKEELKKFAEDVLERFNNPFVDHQVTSIMLNSFPKYETRDLPGLKVYLERKGELPKGLVLGLAAIITYYKGGVRADGAEIVPNDAPEIMNLLKELWATGCTQKVAEGVLAAESIWGENLNNIPGLTAAVKADLDSIQEKGMLETVKGIL, from the coding sequence ATGAAAGCATTAAACAAGGAGACAGCAGCAAAGACTCAACGTCCCGAAAGAATCATTCAATTTGGTGAGGGTAACTTTCTTCGTGCGTTTGTGGATTGGATTATCTACAACATGAACGAAAAAACTGATTTCAACAGCAGTGTGGTGGTGGTTCAACCTATTGAAAAAGGCATGGTTGACATGTTGAACGCACAAGATTGTCTGTATCATGTAAACTTGCAAGGTTTGGATAAGGGACAGGTGGTAAACAGCCTGACAAAAATTGATGTGATCAGCCGTGCTTTGAATCCTTATTCTCAGAATGATGAATTTATGAAATTGGCGGAACAGCCGGAAATGCGTTTTGTTATCTCTAATACGACAGAGGCCGGTATCGCTTTTGATCCTGCCTGCAAGCTGGATGATGCCCCTGCTTCATCTTATCCGGGCAAACTGACTCAGTTGTTGTATCACCGTTATAAAACGTTCAATGGCGATAAGAGCAAAGGTTTAATAATCTTCCCTTGCGAATTGATTTTCCTGAACGGTCATAAACTGAAAGAAACCATCTATCAATATATTGAATTGTGGAACCTGGGTGAAGACTTCAAGCAATGGTTTGAGGAAGCTTGTGGTGTCTACGCTACTTTGGTAGACCGTATTGTACCGGGATTCCCCCGCAAAGATATCGCTGCTATTAAAGAAAAATTGCAGTATGATGACAATCTGGTGGTACAGGCAGAAATCTTCCATTTGTGGGTAATTGAAGCTCCGCAGGAGATCGCCAAGGAATTCCCTGCCGACAAGGCCGGTTTGAATGTATTGTTTGTTCCGTCTGAAGCTCCTTATCACGAAAGAAAAGTTACTTTGTTGAACGGTCCTCACACAGTGCTGTCTCCGGTAGCCTATCTGTCTGGAATCAACATTGTGCGCGAGGCTTGCGAGCATGAAGTGGTAGGTAAATACATTCATAAAGTTATGTTCGATGAGTTGATGGAAACCCTGAACCTGCCGAAAGAAGAATTGAAGAAGTTTGCGGAAGATGTTTTGGAGCGTTTCAACAATCCGTTTGTTGATCACCAGGTGACTTCTATCATGCTGAATTCATTTCCTAAATATGAGACTCGCGACCTCCCGGGTTTGAAAGTTTATCTGGAACGTAAGGGTGAGTTGCCTAAAGGCTTGGTATTGGGACTGGCGGCTATCATCACTTATTATAAAGGTGGTGTTCGTGCTGACGGTGCTGAGATTGTTCCGAACGATGCTCCTGAAATCATGAATCTGCTGAAAGAACTTTGGGCTACAGGCTGCACTCAGAAAGTGGCGGAAGGCGTGTTGGCTGCAGAATCTATTTGGGGTGAGAACTTGAACAACATTCCGGGTTTGACCGCAGCTGTGAAAGCTGATCTTGACTCTATTCAAGAAAAGGGTATGCTGGAAACAGTAAAGGGTATTCTCTAG